Proteins encoded within one genomic window of Halocatena marina:
- a CDS encoding cytochrome P450, with product MNDTTDCTTEWTDEGDGRRCEERKASDRSNGTHPPGPKVLPVVGNTIAFLRDGLEFSASLHEYGDVVAYNAIGRTFVVVYDPELIESVLVSRNDVFWKGQIEMEFGDVFASNGIAFAEGEQWQRQRSGLQPVFTPNRIRTYADTIVAETAATADSWEKEGTIDLRKACSKLTLSILASTVFNIDLDGHRRGTVVRNAVDAIADRVDITGAMTLIPEWAPRTPTERRFDRAMADLDELIETLIAERDDRPDAHDDLLAVLLDTDFGDAMDKSMVRDQLVTFLFAGHETTALALTYALWLLSDHPATRRRLERELNAVCGSSRPTATDLDSLDYTEHVIKETLRLYPPVYIIYRQPRQQTTLGGYRISSDATLQLATYDVQRDPRWWDDPNSFTPERWTETTSRPEYAYLPFGGGPRHCIGMRFAMTELKLALATLTQRAKLDRVTESIDPSPSVLLDPGRVNMRVHPRDNR from the coding sequence ATGAACGATACGACAGACTGCACGACGGAGTGGACCGATGAAGGGGACGGGAGGCGTTGTGAGGAGAGAAAAGCGAGTGACCGATCGAATGGCACGCACCCGCCCGGCCCGAAGGTCCTTCCGGTGGTCGGTAATACGATTGCCTTTCTTCGAGACGGTTTAGAATTTTCAGCATCACTTCACGAATACGGTGATGTTGTCGCGTACAACGCGATTGGGAGAACGTTTGTCGTCGTCTACGATCCGGAACTGATCGAGTCGGTTCTGGTTTCGCGCAACGATGTCTTCTGGAAGGGACAGATCGAAATGGAGTTTGGGGACGTGTTCGCCTCAAACGGTATCGCGTTCGCCGAAGGAGAGCAGTGGCAGCGCCAGCGCTCTGGCCTCCAACCTGTGTTCACCCCCAACCGCATCCGAACGTACGCAGATACAATCGTGGCTGAAACCGCAGCCACCGCGGACTCGTGGGAGAAGGAAGGTACGATCGACCTTCGAAAAGCGTGCTCGAAACTCACGCTCTCAATTCTTGCGTCCACTGTGTTCAATATCGATCTCGATGGACACCGCCGCGGTACCGTCGTTCGAAACGCTGTCGATGCTATCGCAGATCGAGTGGACATTACCGGAGCAATGACACTGATCCCGGAGTGGGCACCACGGACGCCAACCGAGCGACGATTCGATCGCGCGATGGCTGATCTAGACGAGCTTATCGAGACGTTGATTGCTGAACGAGACGATAGGCCTGATGCGCACGACGACCTTTTGGCAGTACTGTTGGATACCGATTTTGGGGATGCGATGGACAAGTCGATGGTACGAGATCAGCTCGTCACCTTCTTATTCGCCGGTCACGAGACGACAGCACTCGCACTCACGTACGCGCTCTGGCTGCTCTCGGATCACCCGGCTACTCGGAGGCGCCTCGAACGGGAACTGAACGCGGTATGCGGTAGCTCCCGTCCGACAGCCACCGACCTTGACTCGCTCGACTATACCGAACACGTCATCAAAGAGACGCTCAGGCTCTATCCTCCTGTTTACATCATTTATCGTCAGCCGCGCCAGCAAACCACACTCGGTGGGTATCGAATCTCTTCCGATGCGACGCTGCAGCTTGCAACGTACGATGTCCAACGAGATCCACGCTGGTGGGACGATCCCAATTCGTTCACTCCCGAGCGCTGGACAGAGACCACCAGTCGTCCTGAATACGCATATCTCCCGTTCGGCGGTGGACCGCGCCACTGCATTGGGATGCGGTTTGCGATGACTGAACTGAAACTCGCACTCGCGACGCTTACACAGCGTGCCAAACTCGATCGCGTAACCGAATCCATCGATCCATCACCATCCGTGCTGCTCGACCCAGGACGAGTGAATATGCGCGTTCATCCACGTGACAACCGATAA
- a CDS encoding helix-turn-helix domain-containing protein codes for MRSIDLVLGLPESMQLPVPASVSTAAVVREELLSWQIHEETDVVCFLSLVIGEMDPIQTAVDDLDVVHRSDFTVVDDDTFYIYAEMDVRAVDRRLWSAIDRRAILVPPIVYTDDGTLQLTILGDEEALSRTMNRVPDEITVNVTRVGEHRHSIASLAGRLTHRQFEALTVARDLGYYEVPRKTALSDVASELDCSESAASTLLRKGERTLVNAALGN; via the coding sequence GTGCGATCGATCGACCTCGTTCTGGGACTTCCCGAATCGATGCAACTGCCCGTGCCAGCGTCCGTATCGACAGCTGCGGTGGTACGCGAGGAGCTGCTTTCGTGGCAGATTCACGAGGAAACCGATGTAGTTTGCTTTCTGTCGCTCGTTATCGGTGAAATGGATCCCATCCAGACGGCGGTCGACGATCTCGACGTTGTCCATCGGTCCGACTTCACTGTCGTCGATGACGATACGTTCTACATCTACGCCGAGATGGATGTTCGCGCGGTCGACCGGAGGCTCTGGTCTGCTATCGATCGTCGTGCAATCCTCGTCCCTCCTATCGTTTACACAGACGATGGAACGCTTCAGCTAACGATCCTTGGTGACGAGGAGGCACTCAGTCGGACTATGAATCGCGTTCCAGACGAGATCACGGTGAATGTCACGCGTGTCGGCGAACATCGCCACTCGATTGCATCGCTTGCAGGTCGACTCACTCATCGTCAGTTCGAGGCTCTAACAGTTGCGCGTGATCTTGGCTATTATGAAGTACCGCGCAAGACTGCCCTCAGTGACGTTGCATCGGAGCTCGACTGCTCAGAAAGTGCCGCCTCGACACTGCTCCGGAAAGGAGAGCGAACGCTCGTAAACGCTGCTCTGGGCAACTGA